A segment of the Leptolyngbya sp. NIES-3755 genome:
CCCTCAGCATCCCAAAATTCTCCAGTCGTTAAAGTCTGCTTTGCCCACTCCACATCAGGATGCTCATCTAACCGTTTACATCGAGTAAAGCCTGAGTTTGTGTTACTCAAAACATGAACTTGAGACGGGTTTAGCTCATCCACAATGTAAGGAGAGTGAGTCGAAAAGATAATTTGTAAGTTCGGATTGGCTTGAATAATTTGCTTAAAAACAGTCATTAACTCTCGTTGCGCTTTGGGATGCAGTCCTTGTTCAACATCATCGAGTAAGACTAAATTGGGTTGTTCAGGACTCATTAGAACAGTCAGCAATCCCAGAGCTAACAGTGTTCCTTCACTAATCGCATGGGCAGGAATGCGATCGCCCGTATTCATATCTAAAACCACTTCTTGTCCTACGACTTCCTGACTTTCCTCATACGGAATAGTTTTTCCACCAACCTCAATCAATCGCTGACGATCGATAGTTACCTTAGCGCGTCTTACTCCTATCTCATAAACTCCTGGAATAACTTGTTTCAACAGTTCCTGTAAAGCTTGAAATCGACGTGGTGCTTCGTTGCGAAGATAATCTAATGTAGGTGCTAATCCTGAACCATCAAATCCAACTTGTGGGGTAACAGCCTCACTGTAAGACGCTTTTGCAAGATTAGCTGCAACTGGCTTAAGGGTAATTGTGTGTTTCAAATCTTTAACTATTGGACTTGGAGCATTGCTAAGAGAATAGTGCCATGAAGGATGTTCTGGAATAAATTCGTATTCTGGTATTGCTTCAGCATCCCATGATACGAACGGTGACCAGGAATTATTACTATCTTTTCTAAAGTCGTAACAAGCTTCCCATGATCTCTGAACATTCTCGTCTTTATCTTGCCAGGAACCGTATCCAGCCACAGAGAATTCATTCTTCCCTCTTGTTACGATGAACTCAGGTGAGCTTTCACGTGCAAAAACAGTTCTAAAGTCAGAATTAGCAAGCTGACTGAGATAATATATTGCTTGCAAAATAGAGGTTTTGCCAGAACTATTCTGTCCTACTAATGCGTATAGGCGCGAGCCATCAAAATTAAGTTGCGTCGATCGATGACTCTTAAAATTCACCAGTTTTACGTTTGTCAGCATTGGCGCGTCTGCACTCTTTTGTCAAATGGTATCAGCAATGAACAGACCGTTTCACCTTGCACACAAAAATAAGGACACGGATCACCGCGCCCTTACTAACCTCAAACTAAATTAATCCTAGAAGCCTGCAAAGTTATAGCCGACTCCAAGCATAATCCCGACTGCGGATTGCCCTGTCACAGAAGCATTCACCGAAGCGGTCGCCGTGAACTGGGAAGAAATCGGCACATCAACGCCACCGGTCAACAGCAAGCCCACATCGCCGCCATCACCTGTAGAAATTGCTGCACCAACGCCCAAGAAAGGAGCCGCTGTAAATCCAAGCCCACCGGTCGGACCTTCACCAAAACTGAAGTCGTAAGTGATAGGAACCAGAATTGCAACATCGTCGTTAATCAGAACCGATGGGCGAACCGAGATGTTACGAGTTAAGCCAATTTTACTCAGAACCGTAAAGCTGCCTTGACCTAAAGAAATGTCGCCATTTCCAATTCCAATGTTGCCACCAATCCCAACATAGCTCGAACCCGATCGAGTTGCCCGACCCGGTGCGAATTCCTGAGTCGTTCCAGGAGTCGTTGGCGCGGTGGTATCTGGAGTAACAGGAGTGGTGGTATCTGGAGTGGTTGGCGTAGTGGGAACTGTGGTGCCTGGCGTGGTGGGTGTTGTGCTGGGAGTGATTGGAGTTGTCTCCGGAGTGGTTGTCCCTGGAGTGCTGCTGGGAGTAATTGGAGTTGTCCCTGGTGTATTACTTGGCGTGATTGGAGTGCTTCCTGGCGTGGTTGTGCTAGGAGTGGTTTGAATGGTGCTGGGAGTCGTGGTACTCGGTGTCACATCTGCGGG
Coding sequences within it:
- a CDS encoding hypothetical protein (hypothetical protein FJSC11DRAFT_3383;~similar to AA sequence:cyanobase_aa:LBDG_19090), with product MTLNSRPKTALKLFLPLISVSIALVAGELKANAKEPSTVQNNVVTTKGAALLGQPSIDINQTQVRREFSTDSRFTLAQSTTTPSETVPGRAVPGSTPSGTPSNPADVTPSTTTPSTIQTTPSTTTPGSTPITPSNTPGTTPITPSSTPGTTTPETTPITPSTTPTTPGTTVPTTPTTPDTTTPVTPDTTAPTTPGTTQEFAPGRATRSGSSYVGIGGNIGIGNGDISLGQGSFTVLSKIGLTRNISVRPSVLINDDVAILVPITYDFSFGEGPTGGLGFTAAPFLGVGAAISTGDGGDVGLLLTGGVDVPISSQFTATASVNASVTGQSAVGIMLGVGYNFAGF
- a CDS encoding ATPase (similar to AA sequence:cyanobase_aa:PCC7424_2033) produces the protein MLTNVKLVNFKSHRSTQLNFDGSRLYALVGQNSSGKTSILQAIYYLSQLANSDFRTVFARESSPEFIVTRGKNEFSVAGYGSWQDKDENVQRSWEACYDFRKDSNNSWSPFVSWDAEAIPEYEFIPEHPSWHYSLSNAPSPIVKDLKHTITLKPVAANLAKASYSEAVTPQVGFDGSGLAPTLDYLRNEAPRRFQALQELLKQVIPGVYEIGVRRAKVTIDRQRLIEVGGKTIPYEESQEVVGQEVVLDMNTGDRIPAHAISEGTLLALGLLTVLMSPEQPNLVLLDDVEQGLHPKAQRELMTVFKQIIQANPNLQIIFSTHSPYIVDELNPSQVHVLSNTNSGFTRCKRLDEHPDVEWAKQTLTTGEFWDAEGEDWVSAGEVNV